The proteins below are encoded in one region of Sebastes fasciatus isolate fSebFas1 chromosome 16, fSebFas1.pri, whole genome shotgun sequence:
- the mrpl22 gene encoding large ribosomal subunit protein uL22m, translating into MATAMTGRGMAFIRNLSGVFHSRLQVLGGSSPQQLSCLHTSSSLESKNWERRNLELFPPQLPDDPRRPAEIHHSRRQIKYSKDKMWYLAKMIQGMSIDQAIAQLEFNDKKGARIMKEVLEEAQEMAVKNHNVEYKSNLYVAESYSGKGKYLKRIRYHGRGMFGIMDKVYCHYFVKLVEGPPPKTEQKTSFDQAKEYVQDLRNRTIIHSL; encoded by the exons ATGGCGACTGCAATGACAGGACGAG GTATGGCTTTTATTAGGAATCTATCTGGGGTGTTCCACTCAAG GTTACAGGTTCTCGGTGGTAGCAGTCCTCAGCAGCTCTCATGTCTCCACACCAGCTCGTCACTGGAATCAAAGAACTGGGAGAGGAGGAACCTGGAGTTATTTCCACCTCAGCTACCAGATGATCCTCGCAGACCAGCA GAGATCCACCACAGCAGGCGGCAGATCAAGTACAGCAAAGACAAGATGTGGTACCTGGCCAAAATG ATCCAAGGGATGAGCATCGATCAGGCCATCGCACAGCTGGAGTTCAACGACAAGAAAGGGGCGAGGATCATGAAAGAG gTTCTTGAGGAAGCTCAGGAGATGGCGGTCAAAAATCACAATGTAGAGTACAAATCCAACCTTTATGTAG CTGAGTCCTACTCCGGCAAAGGGAAGTACCTGAAGCGGATCCGTTACCACGGCCGGGggatgtttggcatcatggacaAAGTTTACTGTCACTACTTTGTGAAGCTGGTGGAGGGCCCGCCGCCCAAAACGGAGCAGAAGACGAGCTTTGACCAGGCCAAAGAGTACGTCCAGGACCTCAGGAACCGAACCATCATCCACAGTCTGTAG
- the gemin5 gene encoding gem-associated protein 5 isoform X2: MQDRSLPASPNWYCSRCSDVNRAGLLGAGAKNIIYLIDVSAASCRVTGELVGHKDLVSGFSFCQHEGQSHICVSSSNDGSVRFWDSDNKVLIREDAAHQSPVAAVHWSPVDKNLVVSGDEKGIVVCHWYNTGDTASFFPEPRTIFCLTCSPHTWSSVAVGYKDGMIVLIDVSKKGEVMHRLRGHDDEIHSLAWSPMASEDALYSRPEDSEAFSGASAGDEKGCYLASGSKDQTMRIWSSAKGKSVMTLKLPYLKKRGSAVDPGVKERLWLHVHWPKGRPTQLVSSCFGGELVMWDLTRTGKQRWTLFGTSSEGQNHNRIVFNMSSVFLQDDRELLISTSMDREIKCWDLDTLDCCWTLPTLGGFVYALTFSPVGAGCLALGVGDNMIRVWNTLTTQNQYDTRSFWQGIKSKVTALAWHPQKEGSLSFGTDDGKVGIYEVFSNRPPQISSSYHRKTVYTLAWGPPVPPVSFGSAAGKPSHSLYSCAGEGVILQHDPSKLSGEASDIDKLIRDTNSIKHKLSPHTDLNWKPDGKVVAIGNEDGCIDVYEAPSLKLLCSIQQHHKIINTLRWHHDHGSPPELHCLLASGSSNATVYVHDLRSVIENPPESPVVLTEPYRRLCGHTSKITGMAWSPHHEARLVSVSYDGTAQVWDVLQEAAVSNYRGHVGYLLCVDWSPVDPDVIWTGGKDFTLQEWRVSKQEFTKPPKGKKMVDLKEKMKANNKQKRKNKKASWPGGAAPPEMNGGAVTGGEKAAATGQELSGEDEEDEASSTSSPVPPPATFETQRKFFTAVKSKDKPDLSLLKKKKPRSMLPLSTSMDHRPKDDLLQDCITLASIKHSSAPPAGCVPGQGEHLHLGLFSDRPALYRMFEEEEEGHVEAAHFESVVYLRLWSGDLEGALQLATEKGELNDHLLSIAPMAGFEVWSRTAEAFVKQLCLQEHYLKAASHLLSVNKLYEAVDLLRSHKLYREAIALVKARLPADEPVLKELYTCWAGVLEKDGHFSAAAKCYLAAGAGFDAAKVVARKNDVSSLRTAASLARISGEVALAQSLALRCAKDLAAAQDWIGAQEVLSSQESLLVHRLHLCVTELTGVMLADPQAESQPCVSSHPWASPGERHISIQDQVRDVWEKQFGVSQKSAGHRGAGALLQELKSVESPTPSANVPLRQAQLYSSLHLTRAVLSWLLDDDGQLIKELWQAVAWLRDAGHVCVSAELCKLLFPDGDVSVCSRKHPKILHHTEEEPKAAASSLQAFVHYHHLYEQWWSNSIQIQSRCSLSAADSSPGDEVKDKVVNGGVSESGESVCPAIQSCDKLDFDASVLLSERHAACQATQRSMREIQERLTAMVMRHSRAQGGQLDSGEKEADAPTQISTARESPDSQGAAGAGQRPEDQDTLLSLSATMSEHQKQLADLSDTIKMYAHPDVVECCLVLLHLSKSSASVSESLQQEAKDLLRKYGTNPSVLKASQQFLT, from the exons ATGCAGGACAGGTCGCTTCCCGCCTCTCCCAACTGGTACTGCTCGCGCTGCAGTGACGTCAACAGAGCAGGTTTACTGGGAGCAGGAGCCAAAAACATCATCTACCTGATAGATGTGTCTGCAGCCTCCTGCAGGGTTACAG GTGAGCTCGTCGGCCATAAAGACTTGGTGTCGGGCTTTTCGTTCTGTCAGCATGAGGGGCAGAGTCACATCTGTGTCAGCTCCTCCAATGATGGGAGCGTTCGCTTCTGGGACTCAGACAACAAGGTCCTCATAAGAGAGGATGCAGCTCATCAG AGCCCCGTCGCGGCGGTGCACTGGTCTCCGGTGGATAAAAACCTGGTGGTGTCGGGGGATGAGAAGGGCATCGTGGTCTGTCACTGGTACAACACGGGAGACACCGCCAGCTTCTTCCCAGAGCCAAGGACCATCTTCTGCCTCACCTGCTCCCCTCACACCTGGAGCTCTGTGGCTGTGGG GTACAAAGATGGGATGATCGTGCTGATTGATGTGAGTAAGAAAGGAGAGGTGATGCACCGTCTCCGCGGACACGACGATGAGATCCACTCGCTGGCGTGGTCGCCGATGGCGAGTGAGGACGCCCTCTACAGCAGACCTGAGGACAGTGAAG CATTCAGTGGAGCGTCTGCAGGAGACGAGAAGGGCTGCTATCTTGCGTCTGGCAGCAAAGACCAGACGATGAGGATCTGGAGCTCAGCGAAGGGAAAAA GTGTGATGACTCTGAAGCTGCCGTATCTGAAGAAAAGAGGCTCTGCAGTCGACCCCGGGGTCAAAGAGAGACTCTGGCTCCACGTCCACTGGCCGAAGGGACGACCAACGCAGCTCGTGTCCAGCTGCTTCGG TGGTGAGTTGGTGATGTGGGACTTGACCAGGACGGGGAAGCAGAGGTGGACTCTGTTCGGAACGTCTTCAGAGGGTCAGAACCACAACAGGATCGTCTTCAACATGAGTTCAGTCTTCCTGCAGGACGACAGAGAGCTGCTCATCAGCACCTCCATGGACAGAGAG atTAAATGCTGGGACCTGGACACTCTGGACTGCTGCTGGACTCTGCCCACCCTGGGCGGTTTCGTCTACGCCCTGACCTTCTCCCCCGTGGGCGCAGGGTGTCTGGCGCTGGGCGTCGGTGACAACATGATCCGGGTGTGGAACACGCTGACCACCCAGAACCAGTACGACACCAGGTCCTTCTGGCAGGGCATCAAGTCCAAAGTCACAGCG ctggcgTGGCACCCACAAAAAGAAGGATCCTTGTCTTTTGGAACGGACGATGGTAAAGTTGGGATCTACGAAGTCTTCTCAAACAG GCCTCCTCAGATATCGAGCTCCTATCACAGAAAGACCGTGTACACATTGGCCTGGGGACCCCCGGTCCCCCCAGTGTCGTTCG GTTCAGCAGCAGGAAAGCCGTCCCACAGCCTGTACAGCTGCGCCGGCGAAGGCGTCATCCTGCAGCACGATCCGTCTAAGCTGAGCGGCGAGGCGTCGGACATCGACAAGCTGATCAGAGACACCAACAGCATCAAG CACAAGCTGTCTCCACACACCGACCTCAACTGGAAGCCAGATGGGAAAGTGGTTGCCATCGGCAACGAGGACGG GTGTATTGATGTGTACGAGGCTCCCAGTCTGAAGCTGCTGTGCAGCATCCAGCAGCACCACAAGATCATCAACACGTTACGCTGGCATCACGACCACGGATCCCCGCCAGAGCTGCACTGCCTCCTGGCCTCGGGCTCCAGCAACGCCACCGTCTACGTGCACGACCTCCGCTCCGTCATAG AGAATCCTCCAGAAAGCCCCGTGGTGTTGACGGAGCCGTATCGCAGGCTGTGTGGTCATACATCTAAAATCACCGGCATGGCCTGGAGTCCACACCACGAAGCCCGACTGGTCTCCGTCTCTTATGATGGCACAGCACAG GTGTGGGACGTGTTGCAGGAGGCAGCCGTCTCCAACTACCGGGGTCACGTTGGTTATCTGCTGTGCGTGGACTGGTCGCCCGTCGATCCGGATGTGATCTGGACCGGAGGAAAGGACTTCACCCTGCAGGAGTGGAGAGTCTCCAAACAAGAGTTTACAAAACCACCTAAAG GTAAAAAGATGGTGGACCTTAAGGAGAAGATGAAAGCCAATAACAagcagaagaggaagaacaAGAAGGCGTCGTGGCCCGGAGGAGCCGCACCGCCCGAGATGAACGGAGGGGCAGTTACAGGAGGAGAGAAGGCGGCGGCGACGGGACAGGAGCTGTCTGGTGAAGATGAGGAAGATGAAGCCAGCTCAACAAGCAGTCCTGTACCTCCACCAG CCACTTTTGAGACGCAAAGAAAATTTTTCACTGCCGTAAAAAGCAAAGACAAACCAG ACTTAAGCttgttgaagaagaagaagcctcgCTCCATGCTGCCCCTCAGTACCTCCATGGACCATCGGCCCAAAGACGATCTGCTGCAAGACTGCATCACTCTGGCCTCCATCAAACACAGCAGTG CTCCCCCTGCAGGGTGTGTGCCAGGCCAGGGAGAGCACCTCCATCTGGGTCTCTTCTCTGACAGACCGGCTCTGTACCGCATGTTTGAGGAAGAAG AGGAGGGTCATGTGGAGGCGGCTCACTTCGAATCCGTGGTGTACCTGCGGCTGTGGAGCGGAGACCTGGAGGGGGCGCTGCAGCTCGCCACAGAGAAAGGAGAGCTGAACGACCACCTGCTCTCCATCGCTCCCATGG CCGGGTTCGAGGTGTGGAGCCGGACGGCGGAGGCCTTCGTCAAGCAGCTGTGTCTGCAGGAGCATTACCTGAAGGCGGCATCCCACCTGCTGTCAGTCAACAAGCTGTACGAGGCCGTCGACCTGCTGCGCTCTCACAAGCTCTACAG GGAGGCCATCGCTTTGGTCAAAGCCAGGCTGCCGGCAGACGAGCCCGTCCTGAAGGAGCTGTACACCTGCTGGGCCGGCGTGCTGGAGAAGGACGGGCATTTCTCTGCAGCTGCTAAATG TTACCTGGCTGCTGGTGCCGGTTTCGATGCCGCTAAAGTCGTCGCCAGGAAGAACGACGTCTCCTCGCTGAGGACGGCGGCCAGTCTGGCGAGAATCTCCGGAGAGGTCGCTCTGGCGCAGTCGCTGGCGCTGCGGTGTGCTAAAGACCTGGCTGCTGCTCAGGACTGGATCGGAGCCCAGGAGGTCCTGAGCTCACAGGAGAGCCTGCtg GTGCACCGGCTGCATCTCTGCGTCACTGAGCTGACGGGTGTGATGCTGGCAGACCCTCAAGCTGAGTCTCAGCCCTGCGTCTCCAGTCACCCGTGGGCGTCGCCAGGTGAGCGTCACATCAGCATCCAGGACCAAGTGAGAGACGTGTGGGAGAAGCAGTTCGGCGTTTCACAAAAGTCAGCGGGACACCGCGGCGCCGGAGCTCTTCTGCAGGAGCTGAAGTCTGTGGAGAGTCCAACACCCTCCGCCAACGTTCCTCTCAGACAG GCTCAGCTGTATTCATCTCTCCATCTGACCCGTGCTGTGTTGAGCTGGTTATTGGACGATGACGGACAGCTGATAAAGGAGTTGTGGCAGGCGGTGGCCTGGCTCAGAGATGCCGGACACGTGTGTGTCTCCGCGGAGCTCTGCAAGCTGCTGTTCCCTGACG GTGACGTCAGCGTTTGTTCCAGGAAACACCCCAAAATACTTCATCACACAGAAGAGGAACCGAAAGCTGCTGCCAGCAGTCTACAGGCTTTTGTCCATTACCACCATCTGTACGAACAATGGTGGAGCAACTCCATCCAGATCCAGAGCAGATGTTCCCTCTCAGCTGCTGACTCCAGTCCCGGAGACGAGGTGAAGGATAAAGTGGTGAACGGAGGTGTATCGGAGTCAGGAGAGAGTGTCTGCCCGGCGATCCAGAGTTGTGATAAACTGGACTTTGATGCGTCCGTGCTTCTGTCTGAGCGTCACGCTGCCTGTCAGGCCACTCAGAGGTCAATGAGAGAGATCCAGGAGCGGCTGACAGCCATGGTGATGAGGCACAGCAGAGCCCAGGGAGGGCAGCTCGACTCTGGGGAGAAAGAAGCAGACGCGCCCACGCAGATCTCCACTGCCAGAGAGTCACCAGACAGCCAGGGGGCCGCTGGGGCTGGGCAACG GCCTGAGGACCAGGATACTCTGCTCTCTTTGTCTGCCACGATGTCGGAACACCAGAAACAGCTGGCTGACCTGTCGGACACAATCAAG ATGTATGCTCACCCAGACGTCGTTGAATGCTGCCTGGTTCTCCTGCACCTCAGCAAGTCTTCGGCGTCTGTCTCCGAGTCGCTCCAACAAGAGGCCAAAGATCTGCTCCGCAAATACGGAACGAATCCCTCCGTCCTCAAAGCCTCCCAGCAATTCCTCACCTGA
- the gemin5 gene encoding gem-associated protein 5 isoform X1, whose translation MQDRSLPASPNWYCSRCSDVNRAGLLGAGAKNIIYLIDVSAASCRVTGELVGHKDLVSGFSFCQHEGQSHICVSSSNDGSVRFWDSDNKVLIREDAAHQSPVAAVHWSPVDKNLVVSGDEKGIVVCHWYNTGDTASFFPEPRTIFCLTCSPHTWSSVAVGYKDGMIVLIDVSKKGEVMHRLRGHDDEIHSLAWSPMASEDALYSRPEDSEGTFSGASAGDEKGCYLASGSKDQTMRIWSSAKGKSVMTLKLPYLKKRGSAVDPGVKERLWLHVHWPKGRPTQLVSSCFGGELVMWDLTRTGKQRWTLFGTSSEGQNHNRIVFNMSSVFLQDDRELLISTSMDREIKCWDLDTLDCCWTLPTLGGFVYALTFSPVGAGCLALGVGDNMIRVWNTLTTQNQYDTRSFWQGIKSKVTALAWHPQKEGSLSFGTDDGKVGIYEVFSNRPPQISSSYHRKTVYTLAWGPPVPPVSFGSAAGKPSHSLYSCAGEGVILQHDPSKLSGEASDIDKLIRDTNSIKHKLSPHTDLNWKPDGKVVAIGNEDGCIDVYEAPSLKLLCSIQQHHKIINTLRWHHDHGSPPELHCLLASGSSNATVYVHDLRSVIENPPESPVVLTEPYRRLCGHTSKITGMAWSPHHEARLVSVSYDGTAQVWDVLQEAAVSNYRGHVGYLLCVDWSPVDPDVIWTGGKDFTLQEWRVSKQEFTKPPKGKKMVDLKEKMKANNKQKRKNKKASWPGGAAPPEMNGGAVTGGEKAAATGQELSGEDEEDEASSTSSPVPPPATFETQRKFFTAVKSKDKPDLSLLKKKKPRSMLPLSTSMDHRPKDDLLQDCITLASIKHSSAPPAGCVPGQGEHLHLGLFSDRPALYRMFEEEEEGHVEAAHFESVVYLRLWSGDLEGALQLATEKGELNDHLLSIAPMAGFEVWSRTAEAFVKQLCLQEHYLKAASHLLSVNKLYEAVDLLRSHKLYREAIALVKARLPADEPVLKELYTCWAGVLEKDGHFSAAAKCYLAAGAGFDAAKVVARKNDVSSLRTAASLARISGEVALAQSLALRCAKDLAAAQDWIGAQEVLSSQESLLVHRLHLCVTELTGVMLADPQAESQPCVSSHPWASPGERHISIQDQVRDVWEKQFGVSQKSAGHRGAGALLQELKSVESPTPSANVPLRQAQLYSSLHLTRAVLSWLLDDDGQLIKELWQAVAWLRDAGHVCVSAELCKLLFPDGDVSVCSRKHPKILHHTEEEPKAAASSLQAFVHYHHLYEQWWSNSIQIQSRCSLSAADSSPGDEVKDKVVNGGVSESGESVCPAIQSCDKLDFDASVLLSERHAACQATQRSMREIQERLTAMVMRHSRAQGGQLDSGEKEADAPTQISTARESPDSQGAAGAGQRPEDQDTLLSLSATMSEHQKQLADLSDTIKMYAHPDVVECCLVLLHLSKSSASVSESLQQEAKDLLRKYGTNPSVLKASQQFLT comes from the exons ATGCAGGACAGGTCGCTTCCCGCCTCTCCCAACTGGTACTGCTCGCGCTGCAGTGACGTCAACAGAGCAGGTTTACTGGGAGCAGGAGCCAAAAACATCATCTACCTGATAGATGTGTCTGCAGCCTCCTGCAGGGTTACAG GTGAGCTCGTCGGCCATAAAGACTTGGTGTCGGGCTTTTCGTTCTGTCAGCATGAGGGGCAGAGTCACATCTGTGTCAGCTCCTCCAATGATGGGAGCGTTCGCTTCTGGGACTCAGACAACAAGGTCCTCATAAGAGAGGATGCAGCTCATCAG AGCCCCGTCGCGGCGGTGCACTGGTCTCCGGTGGATAAAAACCTGGTGGTGTCGGGGGATGAGAAGGGCATCGTGGTCTGTCACTGGTACAACACGGGAGACACCGCCAGCTTCTTCCCAGAGCCAAGGACCATCTTCTGCCTCACCTGCTCCCCTCACACCTGGAGCTCTGTGGCTGTGGG GTACAAAGATGGGATGATCGTGCTGATTGATGTGAGTAAGAAAGGAGAGGTGATGCACCGTCTCCGCGGACACGACGATGAGATCCACTCGCTGGCGTGGTCGCCGATGGCGAGTGAGGACGCCCTCTACAGCAGACCTGAGGACAGTGAAGGTA CATTCAGTGGAGCGTCTGCAGGAGACGAGAAGGGCTGCTATCTTGCGTCTGGCAGCAAAGACCAGACGATGAGGATCTGGAGCTCAGCGAAGGGAAAAA GTGTGATGACTCTGAAGCTGCCGTATCTGAAGAAAAGAGGCTCTGCAGTCGACCCCGGGGTCAAAGAGAGACTCTGGCTCCACGTCCACTGGCCGAAGGGACGACCAACGCAGCTCGTGTCCAGCTGCTTCGG TGGTGAGTTGGTGATGTGGGACTTGACCAGGACGGGGAAGCAGAGGTGGACTCTGTTCGGAACGTCTTCAGAGGGTCAGAACCACAACAGGATCGTCTTCAACATGAGTTCAGTCTTCCTGCAGGACGACAGAGAGCTGCTCATCAGCACCTCCATGGACAGAGAG atTAAATGCTGGGACCTGGACACTCTGGACTGCTGCTGGACTCTGCCCACCCTGGGCGGTTTCGTCTACGCCCTGACCTTCTCCCCCGTGGGCGCAGGGTGTCTGGCGCTGGGCGTCGGTGACAACATGATCCGGGTGTGGAACACGCTGACCACCCAGAACCAGTACGACACCAGGTCCTTCTGGCAGGGCATCAAGTCCAAAGTCACAGCG ctggcgTGGCACCCACAAAAAGAAGGATCCTTGTCTTTTGGAACGGACGATGGTAAAGTTGGGATCTACGAAGTCTTCTCAAACAG GCCTCCTCAGATATCGAGCTCCTATCACAGAAAGACCGTGTACACATTGGCCTGGGGACCCCCGGTCCCCCCAGTGTCGTTCG GTTCAGCAGCAGGAAAGCCGTCCCACAGCCTGTACAGCTGCGCCGGCGAAGGCGTCATCCTGCAGCACGATCCGTCTAAGCTGAGCGGCGAGGCGTCGGACATCGACAAGCTGATCAGAGACACCAACAGCATCAAG CACAAGCTGTCTCCACACACCGACCTCAACTGGAAGCCAGATGGGAAAGTGGTTGCCATCGGCAACGAGGACGG GTGTATTGATGTGTACGAGGCTCCCAGTCTGAAGCTGCTGTGCAGCATCCAGCAGCACCACAAGATCATCAACACGTTACGCTGGCATCACGACCACGGATCCCCGCCAGAGCTGCACTGCCTCCTGGCCTCGGGCTCCAGCAACGCCACCGTCTACGTGCACGACCTCCGCTCCGTCATAG AGAATCCTCCAGAAAGCCCCGTGGTGTTGACGGAGCCGTATCGCAGGCTGTGTGGTCATACATCTAAAATCACCGGCATGGCCTGGAGTCCACACCACGAAGCCCGACTGGTCTCCGTCTCTTATGATGGCACAGCACAG GTGTGGGACGTGTTGCAGGAGGCAGCCGTCTCCAACTACCGGGGTCACGTTGGTTATCTGCTGTGCGTGGACTGGTCGCCCGTCGATCCGGATGTGATCTGGACCGGAGGAAAGGACTTCACCCTGCAGGAGTGGAGAGTCTCCAAACAAGAGTTTACAAAACCACCTAAAG GTAAAAAGATGGTGGACCTTAAGGAGAAGATGAAAGCCAATAACAagcagaagaggaagaacaAGAAGGCGTCGTGGCCCGGAGGAGCCGCACCGCCCGAGATGAACGGAGGGGCAGTTACAGGAGGAGAGAAGGCGGCGGCGACGGGACAGGAGCTGTCTGGTGAAGATGAGGAAGATGAAGCCAGCTCAACAAGCAGTCCTGTACCTCCACCAG CCACTTTTGAGACGCAAAGAAAATTTTTCACTGCCGTAAAAAGCAAAGACAAACCAG ACTTAAGCttgttgaagaagaagaagcctcgCTCCATGCTGCCCCTCAGTACCTCCATGGACCATCGGCCCAAAGACGATCTGCTGCAAGACTGCATCACTCTGGCCTCCATCAAACACAGCAGTG CTCCCCCTGCAGGGTGTGTGCCAGGCCAGGGAGAGCACCTCCATCTGGGTCTCTTCTCTGACAGACCGGCTCTGTACCGCATGTTTGAGGAAGAAG AGGAGGGTCATGTGGAGGCGGCTCACTTCGAATCCGTGGTGTACCTGCGGCTGTGGAGCGGAGACCTGGAGGGGGCGCTGCAGCTCGCCACAGAGAAAGGAGAGCTGAACGACCACCTGCTCTCCATCGCTCCCATGG CCGGGTTCGAGGTGTGGAGCCGGACGGCGGAGGCCTTCGTCAAGCAGCTGTGTCTGCAGGAGCATTACCTGAAGGCGGCATCCCACCTGCTGTCAGTCAACAAGCTGTACGAGGCCGTCGACCTGCTGCGCTCTCACAAGCTCTACAG GGAGGCCATCGCTTTGGTCAAAGCCAGGCTGCCGGCAGACGAGCCCGTCCTGAAGGAGCTGTACACCTGCTGGGCCGGCGTGCTGGAGAAGGACGGGCATTTCTCTGCAGCTGCTAAATG TTACCTGGCTGCTGGTGCCGGTTTCGATGCCGCTAAAGTCGTCGCCAGGAAGAACGACGTCTCCTCGCTGAGGACGGCGGCCAGTCTGGCGAGAATCTCCGGAGAGGTCGCTCTGGCGCAGTCGCTGGCGCTGCGGTGTGCTAAAGACCTGGCTGCTGCTCAGGACTGGATCGGAGCCCAGGAGGTCCTGAGCTCACAGGAGAGCCTGCtg GTGCACCGGCTGCATCTCTGCGTCACTGAGCTGACGGGTGTGATGCTGGCAGACCCTCAAGCTGAGTCTCAGCCCTGCGTCTCCAGTCACCCGTGGGCGTCGCCAGGTGAGCGTCACATCAGCATCCAGGACCAAGTGAGAGACGTGTGGGAGAAGCAGTTCGGCGTTTCACAAAAGTCAGCGGGACACCGCGGCGCCGGAGCTCTTCTGCAGGAGCTGAAGTCTGTGGAGAGTCCAACACCCTCCGCCAACGTTCCTCTCAGACAG GCTCAGCTGTATTCATCTCTCCATCTGACCCGTGCTGTGTTGAGCTGGTTATTGGACGATGACGGACAGCTGATAAAGGAGTTGTGGCAGGCGGTGGCCTGGCTCAGAGATGCCGGACACGTGTGTGTCTCCGCGGAGCTCTGCAAGCTGCTGTTCCCTGACG GTGACGTCAGCGTTTGTTCCAGGAAACACCCCAAAATACTTCATCACACAGAAGAGGAACCGAAAGCTGCTGCCAGCAGTCTACAGGCTTTTGTCCATTACCACCATCTGTACGAACAATGGTGGAGCAACTCCATCCAGATCCAGAGCAGATGTTCCCTCTCAGCTGCTGACTCCAGTCCCGGAGACGAGGTGAAGGATAAAGTGGTGAACGGAGGTGTATCGGAGTCAGGAGAGAGTGTCTGCCCGGCGATCCAGAGTTGTGATAAACTGGACTTTGATGCGTCCGTGCTTCTGTCTGAGCGTCACGCTGCCTGTCAGGCCACTCAGAGGTCAATGAGAGAGATCCAGGAGCGGCTGACAGCCATGGTGATGAGGCACAGCAGAGCCCAGGGAGGGCAGCTCGACTCTGGGGAGAAAGAAGCAGACGCGCCCACGCAGATCTCCACTGCCAGAGAGTCACCAGACAGCCAGGGGGCCGCTGGGGCTGGGCAACG GCCTGAGGACCAGGATACTCTGCTCTCTTTGTCTGCCACGATGTCGGAACACCAGAAACAGCTGGCTGACCTGTCGGACACAATCAAG ATGTATGCTCACCCAGACGTCGTTGAATGCTGCCTGGTTCTCCTGCACCTCAGCAAGTCTTCGGCGTCTGTCTCCGAGTCGCTCCAACAAGAGGCCAAAGATCTGCTCCGCAAATACGGAACGAATCCCTCCGTCCTCAAAGCCTCCCAGCAATTCCTCACCTGA
- the cnot8 gene encoding CCR4-NOT transcription complex subunit 8 → MPAALTDSSQIICEVWASNVEDEMRKIRQIIQSYNFIAMDTEFPGVVVRPIGEFRSTVDYQYQLLRCNVDLLKIIQLGLTFMNEDGDYPNGTTTWQFNFKFNLTEDMYSQDSIDLLQNSGLQFKKHEEEGIETLYFAELLMTSGLVLCENVKWLSFHSGYDFGYLVKLLTDARLPEEEHDFFLILNLFFPAIYDVKYLMKSCKNLKGGLQEVADQLELKRIGRQHQAGSDSLLTGMAFFRMKELFFEDNIDDAKYCGRLYGLGSGSTQPQNGISSSGQEETNNKH, encoded by the exons ATGCCAGCTGCACTTACAGATTCCAGTCAGATAATCTGTGAAGTATGGGCGAGCAATGTGGAGGACGAGATGAGGAAGATCCGGCAAATTATTCAAAGCTACAATTTTATTGCCATG GACACAGAATTTCCTGGTGTGGTTGTCCGGCCAATCGGTGAGTTTCGAAGCACAGTAGACTACCAGTACCAGCTGCTGAGGTGTAACGTCGACCTCCTGAAGATCATCCAGCTCGGCCTCACGTTCATGAACGAGGATGGAGACTATCCTAATGGCACGACAACGTGGCAGTTCAACTTCAAGTTCAACCTCAC AGAAGACATGTACTCACAGGACTCCATAGACTTGCTCCAGAACTCCGGCCTCcagtttaaaaaacatgaagaagAGGGAATCGAGACACTCTACTTCGCTGAGCTCCTCATGACGTCTGGTCTGGTGCTGTGTGAAAACGTCAAGTGGCTTTCCTTCCATAG CGGCTACGACTTCGGCTACCTGGTGAAGCTCCTGACAGACGCACGGCTCCCCGAGGAGGAACACGACTTCTTTCTGATCCTCAACCTCTTCTTCCCCGCAATCTACGACGTCAAATACTTGATGAAGAGCTGCAAGAACCTAAAG ggaGGGCTTCAGGAAGTAGCAGACCAGCTGGAGCTGAAGAGGATCGGGCGGCAGCATCAGGCTGGATCAGACTCACTTCTCACCGGCATGGCTTTCTTCAGGATGAAAGAG cTTTTCTTCGAAGACAACATTGATGATGCAAAGTATTGTGGGCGATTGTACGGCCTGGGCTCGGGCTCCACCCAACCCCAGAACGGCATCTCCAGCTCGGGCCAGGAGGAGACGAACAACAAGCACTGA